A stretch of the Peromyscus leucopus breed LL Stock chromosome 10, UCI_PerLeu_2.1, whole genome shotgun sequence genome encodes the following:
- the Gfi1 gene encoding zinc finger protein Gfi-1 yields MPRSFLVKSKKAHSYHQPRSPGPDYSLRLETVPAPGRADDPANAGQAKVEPRDRSSPDSQLTEAGDKASASPNSCEGSVCDPGSEFEDFWRPPSPSVSPASEKSLCRTLDEAQSYTLPFKPYAWSGLAGSDLRHLVQSYRQCPGLERSAGLSLFCERGAPEPGHPAPRYGPEPAAGGAGAGPPGSCGGAAGGATSGAGLGLYGDFGAAAAAGVYERPSAAAGRLYHDRGHEIHADKSVGVKVESELLCTRLLLGGGSYKCIKCSKVFSTPHGLEVHVRRSHSGTRPFACEMCGKTFGHAVSLEQHKAVHSQERSFDCKICGKSFKRSSTLSTHLLIHSDTRPYPCQYCGKRFHQKSDMKKHTFIHTGEKPHKCQVCGKAFSQSSNLITHSRKHTGFKPFGCDLCGKGFQRKVDLRRHRETQHGLK; encoded by the exons ATGCCGCGCTCCTTCCTGGTCAAGAGCAAGAAGGCGCACAGCTACCACCAGCCGCGTTCCCCGGGGCCAGACTACTCCCTCCGCCTGGAGACCGTGCCCGCGCCGGGCAGAGCAG ACGACCCCGCGAACGCAGGCCAAGCGAAGGTGGAACCCCGAGACCGTTCGTCCCCCGACTCTCAGCTAACCGAAGCTGGCGACAAAGCCTCCGCGTCCCCCAACAGCTGCGAAGGCAGCGTGTGTGACCCGGGCTCCGAGTTCGAGGACTTCTGGAGGCCTCCCTCTCCCTCGGTGTCTCCGG CCTCCGAGAAGTCGCTGTGCCGGACCCTGGACGAAGCTCAGTCCTACACCCTGCCTTTCAAGCCCTACGCGTGGAGCGGCCTGGCGGGGTCCGACCTGCGGCACCTGGTGCAGAGCTATCGGCAGTGCCCCGGCCTGGAGCGCAGCGCCGGCCTGAGCCTCTTCTGCGAGCGCGGCGCCCCCGAGCCGGGACACCCGGCCCCGCGGTACGGCCCGGAGCCGGCCGCGGGCGGAGCCGGTGCGGGGCCACCCGGGAGCTGCGGCGGCGCCGCGGGAGGAGCCACCAGCGGCGCGGGCCTGGGGCTCTACGGAGACTTCGGGGCTGCGGCGGCGGCCGGGGTGTACGAACGGCCGAGCGCAGCAGCCGGCCGGCTGTACCACGATCGCGGCCACGAGATCCACGCGGACAAGAGCGTGGGCGTCAAGGTGGAGTCGGAGCTGCTGTGCACCCGCCTGCTGCTGGGCGGCGGCTCCTACAAATGCATCAAATGCAGCAAG GTGTTCTCCACCCCGCACGGGCTGGAGGTGCACGTGCGCCGGTCCCACAGCGGCACGAGACCATTTGCGTGCGAGATGTGCGGCAAGACCTTCGGGCACGCGGTGAGCCTGGAGCAGCACAAGGCCGTGCACTCTCAG GAACGAAGCTTTGACTGTAAGATCTGCGGCAAGAGCTTCAAGAGGTCGTCCACGCTGTCCACACACCTGCTCATTCACTCGGACACGCGGCCCTACCCCTGTCAGTACTGTGGCAAGAGGTTCCACCAGAAGTCAGACATGAAGAAACACACCTTCATCCACACAG GTGAGAAGCCCCACAAATGCCAGGTGTGTGGCAAAGCATTCAGTCAGAGCTCCAACCTCATCACTCACAGCAGGAAGCACACGGGGTTCAAGCCCTTTGGCTGTGACCTGTGTGGGAAGGGCTTCCAGAGGAAGGTGGACCTCAGGAGGCACCGGGAGACTCAGCATGGACTCAAATGA